One window of Arvicola amphibius chromosome 6, mArvAmp1.2, whole genome shotgun sequence genomic DNA carries:
- the Zbtb8os gene encoding protein archease isoform X1 has product MAQEEEDVRDYNLTEEQKAIKDKYPPVNRKYEYVLGYPALQMEVEAEGSDQPGLHWETQCLKSKQNETKHLEDSCLDLDHTADVQLHAWGDTLEEAFEQCAMAMFGYMTDTGTVEPLQTVEVETQGDDLQSLLFHFLDEWLYKFSADEYFIPREVKVLNIDQKNFKLRSIGWGEEFSLSKHPQGTEVKAITYSAMQVYNEEKPEVFVIIDI; this is encoded by the exons ATGGCTCAAGAAGAGGAAGATGTAAGAGATTACAATTTGACGGAGGAACAGAAGGCGATCAAGGACAAGTATCCTCCGGTCAATCGAAAGTACGAAT ATGTTTTAGGATACCCAGCACTCCAgatggaggttgaggcagaaggatcagaccAGCCGGGACTGCATTGGGAGACTCAGTGTCTAAAATCAAAGCAGAATGAGACAAAACACCTAGAAGACTCCTGCCTTG aTTTGGATCATACGGCTGATGTCCA gttacATGCATGGGGAGATACCCTGGAGGAAGCATTTGAACAGTGTGCCATGGCCATGTTTGGTTACATGACAGATACTGGCACTGTGGAACCCCTCCAAACAGTAGAAGTAGAAACCCAAG GAGATGACTTGCAGTCTCTGCTGTTTCACTTTTTGGATGAGTGGCTTTACAAGTTCAGTGCTGATGAATACTTCATACCCCGG GAAGTGAAAGTACTCAATATTGATCAAAAAAATTTCAAGTTACGGTCAATTGG GTGGGGAGAAGAGTTTTCACTGTCCAAGCACCCCCAG ggaaCAGAAGTCAAAGCAATAACATACTCGGCAATGCAAGTCTACAATGAAGAGAAACCTGAAGTGTTTGTGATCATCGACATTTAA
- the Zbtb8a gene encoding zinc finger and BTB domain-containing protein 8A: MEISSHQSHLLQQLNEQRRQDVFCDCSILVEGKVFKAHRNVLFASSGYFKMLLSQSSKETSQPATATFQTFSPDTFTVILDFVYSGKLSLTGQNVIEVMSAASFLQMTDVISVCKTFIKSSLDISEKEKDRYFSLSDKDSSSNGVDRPSFYSSSWQEESASPRSHLSPDQGPSIVSGKLWPKYSYHAAPQRSAQQPLANEHRKDALKKTKHLRLSQPSQPVHLKSGKAEARASDSSSHISQSEEQVQIDAEVDSAPAGYQYSQGSDVTSRSFPDDLPRLRFKCPYCTHVVKRKADLKRHLRCHTGERPYPCQACGKRFSRLDHLSSHFRTIHQACKLICRKCKRHVTDLTGQVVQEGTRRYRLCTECLAEVGIDSLPVELEAEQRCMSPADGEKDSRWHLSEEENRSYVEIVEDGSADLVIKQVEDSEEEEEKEIKPNIR; encoded by the exons ATGGAGATCTCCTCCCACCAGTCACACCTCCTGCAGCAACTGAACGAGCAGCGCAGGCAAGACGTGTTCTGTGACTGCAGTATTCTCGTGGAAGGCAAGGTCTTCAAAGCGCATCGAAATGTCTTGTTTGCTAGCAGCGGCTACTTTAAGATGCTGTTGTCCCAGAGCTCAAAGGAGACGAGTCAGCCGGCCACAGCCACGTTTCAGACCTTCTCCCCGGACACCTTCACAGTTATCCTGGACTTTGTCTACTCCGGCAAACTCTCTCTTACTGGACAGAATGTCATAGAGGTGATGTCCGCCGCGAGCTTCCTTCAGATGACTGATGTCATTAGTGTATGCAAGACTTTCATTAAATCTTCCTTGGACatcagtgagaaagaaaaagatcgcTATTTCAGCCTCTCCGATAAGGACAGCAGCTCGAATGGTGTGGACCGCCCCTCTTTCTACAGTAGCAGCTGGCAGGAGGAAAGCGCATCTCCCCGTTCTCACCTGAGCCCAGACCAAGGCCCAAGTATAGTAAGTGGAAAGTTGTGGCCCAAGTACAGTTACCACGCAGCGCCCCAAAGGAGTGCTCAGCAACCGTTGGCCAACGAACACAGGAAGGATGCCCTTAAAAAGACCAAGCACTTGAGACTGTCGCAGCCTTCTCAGCCTGTTCATCTTAAGTCGGGTAAAGCAGAAGCACGGGCGTCCGATTCCTCCAGCCACATTTCCCAGTCTGAAGAGCAAGTACAGATCGACGCTGAAGTAGACTCTGCGCCGGCTGGCTACCAGTACAGCCAAGGGTCTGACGTCACATCCAGGAGCTTTCCAG ATGATCTGCCCAGGCTGCGATTCAAGTGCCCATACTGCACGCATGTTGTGAAGCGGAAAGCAGACCTCAAACGCCACCTGCGCTGCCATACAGGAGAGAGGCCCTACCCGTGCCAAGCTTGTGGGAAACGCTTTAGCAGGCTGGACCATCTGAGTAGCCATTTCCGAACA ATCCACCAGGCATGCAAACTTATCTGCAGGAAATGCAAACGCCATGTGACTGACCTCACAGGACAAGTGGTCCAGGAGGGGACCAGGCGCTACAGACTGTGTACCGAGTGCCTGGCCGAAGTCGGCATCGACAGCCTCCCTGTCGAGCTGGAGGCCGAGCAACGTTGCATGTCCCCCGCGGACGGAGAGAAGGATTCCAGATGGCATCTGAGTGAGGAAGAGAACAGATCCTATGTGGAGATTGTAGAGGACGGGTCTGCCGATCTGGTCATAAAACAAGTTGAAGatagtgaggaggaggaggaaaaggaaatcaaGCCCAACATTAGGTAG
- the Zbtb8os gene encoding protein archease isoform X2, with protein sequence MAQEEEDVRDYNLTEEQKAIKDKYPPVNRKYEYLDHTADVQLHAWGDTLEEAFEQCAMAMFGYMTDTGTVEPLQTVEVETQGDDLQSLLFHFLDEWLYKFSADEYFIPREVKVLNIDQKNFKLRSIGWGEEFSLSKHPQGTEVKAITYSAMQVYNEEKPEVFVIIDI encoded by the exons ATGGCTCAAGAAGAGGAAGATGTAAGAGATTACAATTTGACGGAGGAACAGAAGGCGATCAAGGACAAGTATCCTCCGGTCAATCGAAAGTACGAAT aTTTGGATCATACGGCTGATGTCCA gttacATGCATGGGGAGATACCCTGGAGGAAGCATTTGAACAGTGTGCCATGGCCATGTTTGGTTACATGACAGATACTGGCACTGTGGAACCCCTCCAAACAGTAGAAGTAGAAACCCAAG GAGATGACTTGCAGTCTCTGCTGTTTCACTTTTTGGATGAGTGGCTTTACAAGTTCAGTGCTGATGAATACTTCATACCCCGG GAAGTGAAAGTACTCAATATTGATCAAAAAAATTTCAAGTTACGGTCAATTGG GTGGGGAGAAGAGTTTTCACTGTCCAAGCACCCCCAG ggaaCAGAAGTCAAAGCAATAACATACTCGGCAATGCAAGTCTACAATGAAGAGAAACCTGAAGTGTTTGTGATCATCGACATTTAA
- the Zbtb8os gene encoding protein archease isoform X3, producing MAQEEEDVRDYNLTEEQKAIKDKYPPVNRKYEYLDHTADVQLHAWGDTLEEAFEQCAMAMFGYMTDTGTVEPLQTVEVETQGDDLQSLLFHFLDEWLYKFSADEYFIPRVGRRVFTVQAPPGNRSQSNNILGNASLQ from the exons ATGGCTCAAGAAGAGGAAGATGTAAGAGATTACAATTTGACGGAGGAACAGAAGGCGATCAAGGACAAGTATCCTCCGGTCAATCGAAAGTACGAAT aTTTGGATCATACGGCTGATGTCCA gttacATGCATGGGGAGATACCCTGGAGGAAGCATTTGAACAGTGTGCCATGGCCATGTTTGGTTACATGACAGATACTGGCACTGTGGAACCCCTCCAAACAGTAGAAGTAGAAACCCAAG GAGATGACTTGCAGTCTCTGCTGTTTCACTTTTTGGATGAGTGGCTTTACAAGTTCAGTGCTGATGAATACTTCATACCCCGG GTGGGGAGAAGAGTTTTCACTGTCCAAGCACCCCCAG ggaaCAGAAGTCAAAGCAATAACATACTCGGCAATGCAAGTCTACAATGA